A window from Calliopsis andreniformis isolate RMS-2024a chromosome 5, iyCalAndr_principal, whole genome shotgun sequence encodes these proteins:
- the Faf gene encoding ubiquitin carboxyl-terminal hydrolase-like faf, giving the protein MTIPITGQGVGIDPLDSQQNTQMHSPPGTQQLVDTMSGLQLTENVVQTECINDMLTSVEDSNQVQGDPDFPVAKLNILHEKISSPRWVVPVLPEQELECLLQASIELCKKGIDVQSEACQRFFREELTISFTKILTDDAVSSWKLNIQNCINANCARLVDLCVLKLDKDWFPLLDLLAMVFNPSNKFHTFNAARDSETVPPGSDIPDEEVYARPPPDSRTPRGWLVDLINRFGNLGGFKILLSRFQSGQNLTVPVIYALIRPFGLCYELLTVPTIVEYLMPIVVMLPVILDNLTDEELKKEAKNESKNDAISAIIKAAKCLVSRVPQQDEMIKNLQMLRLKMILRLLQISSFNGKMNALNEVNKVISTVSFYHRNAIVEEEEWLTAERMAVWIKQNGVLEIVLRDSLHQPQYVEKLEKILRFIIKERALTLEDLDAVWAAQAGKHEAIVKNVHDLLAKLAWDFSPEQLDHLFECFQTSWKTANKKQREKLLELIRRLAEDDKDGVMAHKVLTLFWNLAHSDEVPTEIMDQALNAHVKILDYSCSQERDAQKTIWLDKCVEELENGDKWVLPALKQIREICCLYEPNPHVVCQPQRGHHYRQDVIERLQTEHSTVVLVTDSLTNYMEKVRQLVKENPDLDPNTFMPDGRYNHIMQVQERLNFLRFLLKDGQLWLCADQAKQIWQCLAEQGVFVSDREACFKWFSKLMGEEPDLDPAINKDFFQNNILQLDPALLTESGIKCYERFFKAVNSKEGKLKLNRRTFLMNDLELIGTNYLWRVVTNSPEEIANRAIELLKEVNTNLGPRLQSSVLEFHVTYIGECMDRLKAHYDTVSVLSTVYLEGKEEREEQMSDKIKIEAMKMCRVMKVLQEYINEYDTAFSGERKILPLHRAACGKELYLIIRIANPGRNATEEHIVTHTNDTLGSLRRQILRKIKANEPNVKLDLFLNGESLELTDDRKVLSQIPLRYKMVLSAKLSQVNSNMPSSPDSSSDSSTSSPHHLYDARNVNAENKLPGVVMSETSEYATFFFQLSDLGCTLQHAQLRDGARNLLQLVPPYTHTVQRLQWFFNRHRKDKNVVCNTTVDSLFFTASPTEVLYNLEVMYSLLMPARDTTSEKAFDFQFNFIISDDAGVILEMLTKNKFLPNADETTKRAAYLTVLKLCKFYLVVLAYAMAMITAEKDDNYNPALGPNSILKHAFLFDDNPNIDYMLRSVGIHLTPYIVVRKSRTPEPKLFKQVYQCELPDLATIRAIIRLAWAASTGNLSNINASAETLHKLHETNENDTTNNPDSNDVLVCKEALEVLPIALVLNPSALETLSKDEMWHTFLIDLVLRSKSKVIRTAAAEQFFLIWTFYCDDKQPLPFAIMLLFSVLNTTVIEYAKQSHEYFQLLCKLLDYAYAIQCPLPSAESLLIAEIAWLKKVRDEVKETGESQVDEAVLEGHLCLAKELLEILPSSKNYELGSDVKHGTNLVKELVEDFIFPASRLMLQLRNTGELSASQTSPVCTTPQSTSAAFDLLRVLCAGCVPNMKLLVTMLTDMFYSDKDEPLVEWDYLPPVGLRPLKGFVGLKNAGATCYMNSVLQQLYMVESIRVGLLAAEGAAMDLNEDFSGEERTEGEQTIETNDNDTNEEKCGADESRKEYNIGILKQVQAIFGHLAYSKLQYYIPRGLWKHFKLQGEPVNLREQQDAVEFFMSLVESLDEALKALGHEQIMSKILGGSYSDQKICKGCPHRYSKEEPFSLISVDIRNHSNLLDSLEQYVKGELLEGADAYHCDKCNKKVVTVKRLCVKKLPPVLAIQLKRFEYDFERLCAIKFNDYFEFPRDLDMEPYTVSGLAKLEGEVIDCDYEESMKGTCTKYQLTGIVVHSGQASGGHYYSYILHRQGDGVAKWYKFDDGDVTECKMEEEEEMKSQCFGGDYLGEVFDHMLKRMSYRKQKRWWNAYMLFYTRLDVEENTLTKSVNELSLYTKLGVMKMPPAIEHSVRKQNIKFMHNRNQFSAEYFQFIRQLVSYNTYVVETPNLNEKLSPEHEELAMLSVQLVSRFLFYTGFHTKKKLRGEAMDWHDILYYHLRSCKSVRSWFAHNMLFNHPHRFSEYLLNCPSPDVRTAFLNIFVRLAHISLKDGPCAPPSLNAPIILLDPTATLSDHLLHAVLSLLHREMTDHYRHMSHYLSLFHKYASIGLAEKAQLLKLNVPVAFMLFAIDDGPTPTIKYQYADLTKLHQVVSMLIRCCDISSKAHSSHAQSGVAPLPNPYGDPACQNEYLMPIQPQAADILFLKNSYMKKLIEDVDSNVIDDTIKLIQYCCWENPHLTRVLLSELLWQIGFAFTHEIKHHTELLHAMLLMEDSWQTHRVHNVLKGVPDEREGLFEIIQRSKHHYQKRAYQCIKCMVQLFSKCRPAYQLLHQSPELKKKWMHAINWLHEELEKRPYTSTTDAYSNWTPPALSNYVTNGYLLQRSHSASKTLEKAFEFCSDAEQEVEDTNEECAEEAEKFQQPNREALRPELQKLLDCYPDVSLLKPLRKEQLLKEKAQAGPSLVHPPFFIVSQFNPQNCESSQNTSRNP; this is encoded by the exons ATGACGATTCCCATAACAGGCCAAGGAGTAGGCATAGACCCTCTTGACAGTCAGCAAAATACACAG ATGCACAGTCCACCAGGAACACAACAATTGGTTGACACAATGTCTGGGCTTCAACTCACGGAGAATGTGGTACAAACAGAATGCATTAATGATATGTTAACTTCAGTAGAAGATAGTAATCAAGTTCAAGGGGACCCTGATTTTCCTGTCGCAAAACTTAATATTCTTCATGAAAAAATATCTAGTCCACGATGGGTTGTACCAGTTCTGCCAGAACAAGAGTTAGAGTGCCTGTTACAAGCCAGTATCGAACTTTGTAAAAAAG GAATTGATGTACAAAGCGAAGCATGTCAGCGCTTTTTTCGAGAGGAACTCACAATTTCTTTTACGAAAATATTGACTGATGATGCAGTAAGTAGTTGGAAATTAAACATTCAAAATTGTATTAACGCAAACTGTGCGCGATTAGTGGATCTATGTGTCCTGAAACTAGACAAGGACTGGTTTCCTCTCCTTGACTTGTTGGCAATGGTTTTTAATCCTAGTAACAA ATTTCACACATTTAATGCTGCAAGAGATTCAGAAACCGTTCCTCCTGGCTCTGATATCCCTGATGAAGAAGTTTACGCACGACCACCTCCTGATTCGAGAACTCCCCGTGGTTGGCTGGTGGATCTCATAAATAG GTTTGGAAATTTAGGTGGATTTAAAATTCTGCTCTCTAGATTTCAGAGTGGTCAAAATTTAACAGTACCAGTTATTTATGCTTTAATCAGACCTTTCGGTTTGTGTTACGAACTGCTTACTGTTCCCACAATAGTTGAATACCTCATGCCTATTGTG GTAATGCTGCCTGTAATTTTGGATAATTTGACTGACGAGGAACTGAAGAAAGAAGCAAAAAACGAATCAAAGAATGACGCAATATCAGCGATAATTAAGGCCGCAAAATGTCTAGTGTCTCGAGTACCACAGCAAGATGAGATGATTAAGAATTTACAAATGCTGAGACTGAAGATGATACTGAGACTCTTACAGATTTCTTCATTTAATGGGAAAATGAATGCTTTAAACGAAGTAAATAAAGTAATTAGCACTGTTAGTTTCTATCATCGAAATGCGATCGTTGAAGAGGAAGAATGGCTCACTGCGGAACGCATGGCA GTATGGATAAAACAAAATGGAGTGTTAGAAATTGTTTTAAGAGATTCTTTACATCAACCTCAATATGTTGAAAAgttggaaaaaattctacgttttATTATAAAAGAACGAGCACTAACGTTAGAAGATTTAGATGCAGTTTGGGCGGCACAGGCTGGAAAGCATGAAGCAATCGTGAAAAATGTTCATGATTTATTAGCAAAACTTGCTTGGGATTTTAGTCCTGAACAACTCGATCATTTGTTTGAATGTTTTCAG ACGAGTTGGAAAACTGCTAATAAAAAACAAAGAGAAAAATTATTAGAGTTAATAAGGAGGCTCGCAGAAGACGATAAGGATGGAGTAATGGCACATAAG GTTTTAACCCTATTTTGGAATTTGGCTCATTCTGATGAAGTGCCTACAGAGATCATGGATCAAGCATTAAACGCTCATGTCAAAATTCTCGATTATTCGTGTTCACAAGAAAGAGACGCGCAAAAGACAATTTGGTTAGATAAGTGTGTAGAGGAATTGGAGAATGGTGATAAGTGGGTCTTACCTGCTTTGAAGCAGATACGAGAAATATGTTGCCTTTATGAACCAAATCCTCATGTAGTATGTCAGCCCCAACGAGGTCACCACTATAG GCAAGATGTTATAGAACGACTTCAAACAGAACATTCAACGGTAGTTCTCGTAACAGACAGTTTAACAAATTATATGGAAAAGGTTCGACAGTTAGTCAAAGAAAATCCGGACCTCGATCCAAACACTTTCATGCCCGATGGTCGTTATAATCACATTATGCAAGTGCAAGAAAGACTTAATTTCCTACGATTCTTATTAAAA GATGGTCAGCTATGGTTATGCGCGGATCAAGCTAAACAAATCTGGCAGTGTTTGGCAGAGCAAGGTGTATTCGTGTCCGATCGTGAAGCTTGTTTTAAATGGTTTTCCAAACTAATGGGAGAAGAACCAGATCTTGATCCGGCAATAAACAAAGATTTTTTCCAAAATAATATACTACAGCTAGATCCAGCATTGCTCACAGAAAGTGGCATTAAATGTTACGAACGGTTCTTCAAAGCCGTGAATTCTAAAGAAGGAAAGTTAAAGTTGAATAGAAGAACGTTTCTCATGAACGATCTTGAACTGATTGGTACGAATTATTTGTGGCGA GTGGTAACCAATAGTCCTGAAGAAATTGCAAATCGAGCCATAGAACTCTTAAAGGAAGTAAATACTAATTTAGGACCACGCCTTCAATCTTCGGTTTTAGAATTCCATGTAACATATATAGGAGAATGTATGGACAGATTAAAAGCGCACTATGATACTGTGTCCGTTTTAAGTACAGTATATCTTGAGGGAAAAGAGGAACGCGAAGAACAAATGTCggacaaaataaaaatagaagctaTGAAAATGTGTCGCGTTATGAAAGTGTTACAAGAATACATAAATGAATATGATACAGCCTTTTCAGGAGAACGAAAGATATTGCCATTGCATAG AGCAGCTTGTGGGAAAGAACTATACCTCATCATTCGTATCGCAAATCCTGGGCGTAATGCAACTGAAGAGCATATAGTCACTCACACTAACGACACGCTAGGATCATTGCGACGACAAATATTGCGCAAAATTAAAGCAAATGAGCCAAACGTGAAGCTTGACTTATTTCTTAATGGAGAGTCCTTAGAGCTGACAGATGATAGGAAAGTCCTTTCTCAAATTCCATTGAGATACAAAATG GTATTGTCTGCGAAGCTGAGTCAAGTAAATAGCAATATGCCAAGCTCACCAGATAGTAGCTCAGATAGTTCGACTAGTTCTCCGCATCATTTATATGATGCACGAAATGTAAATGCAGAAAATAAATTACCGGGCGTG GTTATGTCAGAAACATCGGAATATGCTACATTTTTCTTTCAATTATCGGATCTTGGATGCACTCTTCAACATGCGCAATTACGCGATGGTGCACGGAATCTTTTACAATTGGTGCCACCTTATACTCACACTGTACAACGATTACAGTGGTTTTTCAATCGCCATAGAAAAGATAAGAATGTTGTTTGTAATACTACCGTAGATTCTTTATTTTTTACTGCGAGTCCTACCgaagttttatacaatttagag GTTATGTATAGTTTATTAATGCCAGCACGAGATACGACATCAGAGAAGGCTTTCgattttcaatttaattttataatcagCGACGATGCTGGAGTGATTCTTGAGATGTTAACTAAAAACAAATTTCTACCGAACGCGGACGAGACTACGAAACGGGCAGCTTATTTGACAGTGTTGAAGTTGTGTAAATTTTACCTGGTCGTACTCGCCTATGCAATGGCTATGATAACGGCGGAGAAAGACGACAACTATAATCCAGCTCTAGGTCcgaactcaattctgaagcatGCGTTTCTATTCGACGATAATCCAAATATCGATTACATGTTGAGGAGCGTGGGAATCCATTTAACACCGTATATTGTAGTTCGTAAATCGAGAACACCTGAACCAAAGCTTTTTAAACAAGTCTATCAGTGTGAACTACCAGACCTAGCTACCATTCGTGCCATAATTAGGCTAGCATGGGCAGCATCCACTGGTAATCTGAGTAACATAAACGCGTCCGCCGAGACGCTTCATAAATTACACGAGACGAATGAGAACGATACCACAAACAATCCCGATAGCAACGACGTATTAGTATGTAAAGAGGCATTGGAAGTTCTGCCAATCGCCTTGGTCTTGAACCCAAGCGCGTTGGAAACGTTGTCAAAGGACGAAATGTGGCACACGTTTCTAATAGATCTCGTGCTTCGAAGTAAGTCGAAAGTAATTCGAACGGCCGCGGCCGAACAATTCTTTCTCATATGGACGTTCTACTGTGATGATAAACAGCCACTACCTTTCGCTATAATGCTACTCTTTTCCGTGTTGAATACCACCGTCATAGAATACGCTAAACAAAGCCACGAGTACTTTCAGTTACTGTGCAAGTTGTTAGATTACGCGTACGCGATACAGTGTCCACTTCCGTCTGCCGAGTCGTTACTGATAGCTGAAATAGCGTGGTTGAAGAAAGTTCGTGACGAGGTGAAAGAGACTGGCGAGAGTCAGGTCGACGAAGCTGTACTGGAGGGCCACCTTTGCCTCGCCAAAGAGCTGTTGGAGATTCTGCCTTCCAGTAAAAATTACGAGCTCGGCTCAGACGTGAAACACGGCACGAATCTGGTGAAAGAGCTAGTTGAGGACTTCATATTTCCCGCCTCGCGTCTGATGTTGCAGCTTCGCAACACTGGAGAATTAAGTGCCTCACAAACGAGCCCAGTATGCACGACGCCCCAGTCAACCAGCGCGGCGTTCGATTTGCTCAGAGTTCTTTGTGCAGGCTGTGTACCTAACATGAAACTTCTAGTCACAATGCTCACCGACATGTTCTACTCGGATAAGGACGAGCCGCTAGTGGAATGGGATTACCTACCGCCAGTTGGGCTTAGACCGTTGAAAGGCTTTGTTGGCCTAAAGAATGCGGGTGCCACTTGTTACATGAACTCAGTATTACAGCAACTGTACATGGTCGAAAGCATAAGAGTCGGACTCCTGGCCGCAGAAGGTGCAGCCATGGACTTAAACGAAGACTTCTCGGGAGAAGAAAGGACCGAGGGAGAGCAAACGATAGAGACAAATGATAACGATACAAACGAAGAAAAATGTGGAGCTGACGAATCTAGGAAAGAATATAATATAGGTATTTTAAAACAAGTACAAGCCATCTTTGGTCATTTGGCTTATAGCAAACTACAATATTATATACCTAGAGGTCTTTGGAAACATTTTAA ACTTCAAGGCGAACCTGTAAATCTTAGGGAACAACAAGACGCGGTAGAATTTTTCATGAGCTTAGTGGAAAGCTTAGATGAGGCATTAAAAGCCTTAGGTCATGAGCAGATAATGAGCAAGATTCTCGGTGGTTCATACAGTGACCAGAAAATCTGCAAAGGTTGCCCTCATAG ATATTCCAAGGAGGAGCCGTTCAGTTTGATAAGCGTGGATATTAGAAACCACAGCAATTTGTTGGACTCCCTTGAGCAGTATGTGAAGGGCGAATTATTAGAAGGTGCAGATGCTTATCATTGCGACAAATGTAATAAAAAG GTCGTAACCGTGAAACGATTATGCGTGAAGAAGTTGCCACCTGTTTTAGCAATTCAATTGAAAAGATTTGAGTATGACTTCGAAAGACTTTGTGCTATAAAATTTAATGACTACTTCGAATTTCCAAGAGATTTGGATATGGAACCTTACACTGTTTCTGGACTTGCTAAGCTGGAGGGAGAAGTTATAGACTGTGATTACGAGGAATCCATGAAGGGAACTTGCACTAAATATCAATTGACTGGCATCGTAGTACATAGTGGACAAGCTAGCGGAGGACATTACTATTCTTATATTTTGCATAG gCAGGGCGATGGCGTTGCCAAATGGTATAAGTTCGATGACGGCGATGTTACGGAGTGTAAAatggaagaagaggaagaaatgAAGTCTCAGTGTTTCGGTGGTGATTATTTGGGAGAAGTATTTGACCACATGCTCAAACGAATGAGTTATCGAAAACAAAAACGATGGTGGAATGCCTACATGTTATTTTATACCAGATTAGATGTAGAAGAAAATACTTTAACGAAAAGCGTTAATGAATTATCATTGT ATACGAAACTAGGAGTTATGAAAATGCCCCCGGCTATTGAACACAGCGTCAGGAAACAGAATATAAAGTTTATGCATAATCGGAACCAGTTTAGTGCAGAGTATTTTCAATTTATTAGGCAACTTGTGTCTTATAATACTTACGTTGTTGAAACACCAAATTTAAATGAAAAACTT AGTCCTGAACATGAAGAACTCGCAATGTTGTCTGTTCAACTAGTGTCTAGATTCCTGTTTTATACAGGGTTCCATACTAAAAAAAAGTTACGCGGTGAAGCAATGGACTGGCACGATATCTTGTATTACCACCTGCGAAGTTGTAAATCTGTGCGGTCCTGGTTTGCTCATAATATGTTATTTAATCATCCTCACAG ATTTAGCGAGTATCTCTTGAATTGTCCCAGTCCAGATGTTCGAACAGCTTTCCTCAATATTTTTGTAAGGCTTGCACACATCTCTCTAAAGGATGGTCCATGCGCACCACCTAGTTTAAACGCACCAA TCATACTTTTGGACCCAACAGCGACGCTCAGTGATCATTTATTGCATGCTGTTCTTTCTTTACTTCATCGTGAAATGACAGATCATTATCGTCACATGTCTCATTACTTGTCCCTGTTCCACAAATACGCGTCGATTGGTCTTGCTGAAAAGGCACAGTTGCTTAAA TTGAATGTTCCGGTTGCGTTTATGTTGTTTGCGATTGACGACGGGCCCACTCCTACGATAAAGTATCAATATGCTGATTTAACGAAGCTGCATCAAGTTGTCAGTATGTTGATACGCTGCTGCGATATATCATCGAAAGCGCATTCGAGTCATGCACAATCAGGAGTAGCGCCTCTACCAAATCCATACGGTGATCCAGCGTGTCAGAACGAATATCTGATGCCTATTCAACCGCAAGCAGCAGATATTCTTTTTCTTAAGAACAG TTACATGAAGAAACTAATCGAGGACGTCGACAGTAACGTTATTGAcgatacaataaaattaatacAATATTGTTGTTGGGAGAATCCGCACTTAACGCGAGTACTACTTAGCGAATTATTATGGCAAATTGGATTTGCGTTTACACACGAAATAAAGCATCACACAGAGTTGTTGCATGCTATGCTTCTTATGGAAGATTCGTGGCAAACACATCGTGTCCATAATGTACTCAAAG GTGTACCAGACGAAAGGGAAGGTTTATTCGAAATCATacaaagaagtaaacaccattaCCAGAAGAGAGCTTATCAGTGCATCAAGTGCATGGTGCAACTTTTTAGTAAATGCAGACCTGCGTATCAACTCTTGCATCAAAGTCCTGAATTGAAAAAGAAATGGATGCACGCTATTAATTGGCTACACGAAGAACTCGAAAAG AGACCGTATACTTCTACTACTGATGCGTACAGTAATTGGACTCCGCCAGCATTGTCTAACTACGTTACGAACGGTTACCTTCTACAGCGTAGTCACAGTGCAAGCAAGACACTGGAGAAAGCATTCGAATTTTGCTCTGATGCAGAACAGGAAGTGGAAGATACGAACGAAGAGTGTGCGGAAGAAGCAGAAAAATTTCAACAACCGAATAGAGAAGCCTTGCGGCCAGAATTACAGAAACTATTGGA TTGCTACCCTGACGTGAGCCTGTTAAAGCCACTACGAAAGGAACAGCTACTAAAGGAAAAAGCACAGGCTGGACCATCTCTAGTTCATCCTCCTTTTTTTATAGTTAGCCAGTTCAATCCACAGAACTGTGAGTCATCACAAAATACCAGCCGGAATCCATAA